A stretch of Shinella zoogloeoides DNA encodes these proteins:
- a CDS encoding ABC transporter ATP-binding protein codes for MIFRPLFSLFENWIQPFARQDDLRPPKSLLAFVWFYVGQAKGPFAALLVLGGITAGIEAATFWFVGRLVDMLATVTPGQGWNGLLSAHGPELLLMLGLIGIVRFLVAFLTALVDQQVITPGFYNLVRWQSYVHVARQSLSFFQNDFSGRIVTKVWSAGQATGDVITSFMESVWFVTIYTASTLVLLGRLDWRLAAVLVVWLAVFAVLARHYVPRIREQARLSAEAGSMISGRMVDAYSNIQTLKLFGRDDANDRYMRDGFETFQATILNFTRLLTAVRASMAFLSGLMIAGMAVLCIHLWLGGIVSSGAVAFTMALVLRLNFLLNRLMTQLNGIMRNIGTIQNSADLISQPIGLVDRPDAAELKVARPDIRFDNVRFHYGRKSGVIEDLSLAVRPGEKVGIVGRSGAGKSTLVNLLLRFYDLEGGRILVAGEDIAAVTQESLRANIGMVSQDTALLHRSIRDNILFGNPDASEAEMIEAARKAEAHDFILQLEDQRGRRGYDAHVGERGVKLSGGQRQRIAIARVMLKDAPILVLDEATSALDSEVEAAIQSNLERLMRGKTVLAIAHRLSTIAALDRLIVMDRGHIVEEGTHAELVARGGLYADLWARQSGGFLGHEEAAQ; via the coding sequence ATGATCTTCCGGCCGCTCTTCTCCCTTTTCGAGAACTGGATCCAGCCCTTCGCGCGGCAGGATGATCTGCGGCCGCCGAAGAGCCTGCTTGCCTTCGTCTGGTTCTATGTCGGGCAGGCCAAGGGGCCGTTCGCGGCGTTGCTGGTGCTCGGCGGCATCACGGCGGGCATCGAGGCGGCGACGTTCTGGTTCGTCGGGCGGCTGGTCGACATGCTGGCGACCGTGACGCCGGGGCAGGGATGGAACGGATTGCTTTCGGCGCATGGGCCGGAACTGCTGCTGATGCTTGGCCTCATCGGCATCGTGCGCTTCCTCGTCGCATTCCTCACGGCGCTGGTCGACCAGCAGGTCATCACGCCGGGTTTCTACAATCTGGTGCGCTGGCAGTCCTATGTGCATGTCGCGCGCCAGTCGCTCTCCTTCTTCCAGAACGATTTTTCCGGCCGCATCGTCACCAAGGTCTGGTCGGCGGGGCAGGCGACGGGCGATGTCATCACCTCTTTCATGGAAAGCGTCTGGTTCGTCACGATCTATACGGCCTCGACGCTCGTCCTGCTCGGCCGGCTCGACTGGCGGCTGGCGGCGGTGCTCGTCGTCTGGCTGGCGGTCTTCGCCGTGCTGGCGCGTCACTACGTGCCGCGCATCCGTGAGCAGGCGCGGCTTTCCGCCGAGGCCGGGTCGATGATCAGCGGGCGCATGGTCGACGCCTATTCCAACATCCAGACGCTGAAGCTTTTCGGCCGCGACGACGCCAACGACCGCTACATGCGCGACGGCTTCGAGACTTTCCAGGCCACGATCCTGAACTTCACCCGGCTGCTGACGGCCGTGCGCGCCTCCATGGCCTTCCTCTCGGGCCTGATGATCGCCGGCATGGCGGTATTGTGCATCCATCTCTGGCTGGGCGGCATCGTCAGTTCCGGCGCGGTCGCCTTCACCATGGCGCTGGTGCTGCGGCTGAACTTCCTGCTCAACCGGCTGATGACGCAGCTCAACGGCATCATGCGCAATATCGGCACGATCCAGAACTCCGCCGACCTCATCTCCCAGCCCATCGGCCTCGTCGACAGGCCGGACGCAGCGGAACTGAAGGTTGCGCGGCCGGATATCCGCTTCGACAACGTCCGCTTCCATTACGGCCGCAAATCCGGCGTCATCGAGGACCTCTCGCTCGCCGTCCGCCCCGGCGAGAAGGTCGGTATCGTCGGACGCTCCGGCGCCGGCAAGTCGACGCTCGTCAACCTGCTGCTGCGCTTCTACGATCTGGAAGGCGGACGCATCCTCGTTGCGGGGGAGGATATCGCGGCGGTCACGCAGGAGAGCCTGCGCGCCAATATCGGCATGGTCAGCCAGGATACGGCTCTGCTCCACCGTTCGATCCGCGACAACATCCTCTTCGGCAATCCGGATGCCAGCGAGGCGGAGATGATCGAGGCGGCGCGCAAGGCCGAGGCGCACGACTTCATCCTCCAGCTCGAAGACCAGCGCGGTCGGCGCGGTTATGACGCGCATGTCGGCGAGCGCGGCGTCAAGCTTTCCGGCGGCCAGCGCCAGCGCATCGCCATTGCCCGCGTCATGCTGAAGGACGCGCCGATCCTCGTGCTCGACGAGGCGACCTCGGCGCTCGATTCCGAGGTCGAGGCGGCGATCCAGTCGAACCTCGAGCGCCTGATGCGCGGCAAGACCGTGCTCGCCATCGCCCACCGCCTCTCGACCATCGCCGCGCTCGACCGGCTGATCGTCATGGATCGCGGCCATATCGTGGAGGAGGGAACGCACGCGGAACTGGTCGCGCGAGGCGGTCTCTATGCGGATCTGTGGGCGCGCCAGTCGGGCGGATTCCTCGGCCACGAGGAAGCGGCGCAATAG
- a CDS encoding type II toxin-antitoxin system RelE/ParE family toxin has protein sequence MAILIRQTDTFQKWERALNDPRARALIAARLNRVAYGLLGDVKSVGEGISEIRIHYGPGYRIYFTRRGNEIIVLLCGGDKGTQKRDIVAARTLAAQLDD, from the coding sequence ATGGCGATCCTGATCAGGCAGACGGACACATTTCAAAAATGGGAGCGCGCGCTCAACGATCCGAGGGCGCGGGCCTTGATCGCCGCCCGGCTGAACCGGGTCGCCTATGGCCTCCTCGGCGACGTCAAATCCGTCGGCGAGGGGATCAGTGAAATCCGTATCCACTACGGCCCAGGATATCGCATCTACTTCACGCGGAGAGGCAACGAAATCATCGTTCTGCTTTGCGGCGGCGACAAGGGCACACAGAAACGGGACATCGTGGCCGCCAGAACACTTGCAGCTCAACTGGACGACTGA
- a CDS encoding addiction module antidote protein, whose translation MSKALHIYDPAEALTSDEAVDIFMKDAFESGDAGYIAHALGVVARAKGMSKVAGETGLAREALYRSLAADGNPTLKSMLTIMHALGLELTSKRTGT comes from the coding sequence ATGAGCAAAGCCTTGCATATCTATGATCCTGCGGAAGCGCTCACCTCCGACGAAGCCGTCGACATCTTCATGAAGGATGCTTTCGAAAGCGGAGATGCCGGATATATCGCGCATGCTCTCGGCGTCGTCGCGCGCGCAAAGGGCATGAGTAAGGTCGCCGGGGAAACCGGCCTTGCCCGCGAAGCGCTCTATCGCTCGCTCGCCGCCGATGGCAATCCAACCTTGAAATCCATGCTGACCATCATGCACGCCCTAGGGCTTGAACTGACCTCGAAACGCACCGGCACATAG
- a CDS encoding ABC transporter ATP-binding protein, protein MFGWFESRLNPYPSEAPSLPPKGLFAFLWHYTRPAAPWLALLGFCSMVLGIAEVVLFQFLGNIVDWLSAGDPATFLAREGNTLIWMAALLLVLIPGVGALHTMTMHQALAGNFPMIARWQMHRYLIRQSMAFFSNEFAGRVSTKVMQTSLAVRETVMKIIDVFIYVVSYFVSMIAIIASAELRLVVPLLIWLVVYLCILRYFVPKLMVVSREQADARSMMTGRIVDSYTNIATVKLFSHAGREETYAREGMDEFLVTVHRQMRLITRFNIAIDINNVIAMFLTAAVGIHFWMSGEVTVGAVAVAIGLAMRINGMSQWVMWEVTALFENIGTVFDGMGMMTKPHDIKDRPQAPALPAAKGAISFDHVRFHYGKNKGVIEDLSLNIAGGEKVGLVGRSGAGKTTLMNVLLRFYDLESGKITIDGKDIATVTQDSLRSQIGVVTQDTSLLHRSIRDNIAYGKPDATDADIIEAARRANAWDFIESLSDQQGRSGLDAQVGERGVKLSGGQRQRIAIARVFLKDAPILVLDEATSALDSEVEAAIQENLFALMEGKTVIAIAHRLSTLTEMDRLVVLDKGHIHEMGTHAELVARGGIYADLWTRQSGGFIADDAAEAEAAAE, encoded by the coding sequence ATGTTCGGCTGGTTCGAAAGTCGTTTGAATCCCTATCCTTCGGAAGCGCCCTCGCTGCCGCCGAAGGGCCTTTTCGCCTTCCTGTGGCACTATACGCGCCCCGCCGCGCCGTGGCTGGCCCTGCTCGGCTTCTGCTCCATGGTGCTGGGCATTGCGGAAGTCGTGCTGTTCCAGTTCCTCGGCAATATCGTGGACTGGCTGTCGGCCGGCGATCCCGCCACGTTCCTCGCCCGCGAGGGCAATACGCTGATCTGGATGGCCGCCCTGCTGCTCGTCCTCATTCCGGGCGTCGGCGCGCTGCACACCATGACCATGCACCAGGCGCTCGCGGGTAATTTCCCGATGATCGCCCGCTGGCAGATGCACCGCTACCTCATCCGCCAGAGCATGGCCTTCTTCTCGAACGAGTTCGCGGGCCGCGTCTCGACCAAGGTGATGCAGACGTCGCTTGCCGTGCGCGAGACGGTGATGAAGATCATCGACGTCTTCATCTATGTGGTGAGCTACTTCGTCTCGATGATCGCGATCATCGCGTCGGCGGAGCTGCGTCTCGTCGTGCCGCTGCTGATCTGGCTCGTCGTCTATCTGTGCATCCTGCGCTATTTCGTGCCGAAGCTCATGGTGGTCTCGCGCGAGCAGGCGGATGCGCGCTCGATGATGACGGGCCGGATCGTCGACAGCTACACCAATATCGCGACGGTCAAGCTGTTCTCCCATGCCGGCCGCGAGGAAACCTATGCCCGCGAGGGCATGGATGAATTCCTCGTCACCGTGCACCGGCAGATGCGCCTCATCACGCGGTTCAACATCGCCATCGACATCAACAACGTCATTGCGATGTTCCTCACGGCGGCCGTCGGTATCCATTTCTGGATGTCGGGCGAGGTGACCGTGGGGGCGGTGGCCGTCGCCATCGGCCTTGCCATGCGCATCAACGGCATGTCGCAGTGGGTGATGTGGGAGGTGACCGCGCTCTTCGAGAACATCGGCACGGTCTTCGACGGCATGGGCATGATGACCAAGCCGCACGACATCAAGGACCGGCCGCAGGCCCCGGCGCTGCCGGCCGCCAAGGGTGCCATCAGCTTCGACCATGTCCGCTTCCACTACGGCAAGAACAAGGGCGTGATCGAGGACCTGTCGCTCAACATCGCGGGCGGCGAGAAGGTCGGCCTCGTCGGCCGCTCCGGCGCCGGCAAGACGACCCTGATGAACGTGCTCTTGCGCTTCTACGATCTGGAGTCCGGCAAGATCACGATCGACGGCAAGGACATCGCGACGGTCACGCAGGATAGCCTGCGTTCGCAGATCGGCGTGGTGACGCAGGATACCTCGCTGCTGCATCGCTCGATCCGCGACAACATCGCCTACGGCAAGCCGGATGCGACCGACGCGGATATCATCGAGGCGGCCAGGCGGGCCAATGCCTGGGACTTCATCGAAAGCCTCAGCGACCAGCAGGGCCGCTCCGGCCTCGACGCTCAGGTCGGCGAGCGCGGCGTGAAGCTCTCCGGCGGCCAGCGCCAGCGCATCGCCATCGCCCGCGTCTTCCTGAAGGACGCGCCGATCCTGGTGCTGGATGAGGCGACCTCGGCGCTCGATTCCGAGGTCGAGGCGGCGATCCAGGAAAACCTCTTCGCCCTCATGGAGGGCAAGACGGTGATCGCGATTGCCCACCGCCTCTCGACGCTGACGGAGATGGACCGCCTCGTCGTGCTCGACAAGGGCCACATCCACGAGATGGGCACCCATGCCGAGCTGGTCGCAAGAGGCGGCATCTACGCCGACCTCTGGACCCGCCAGTCCGGCGGCTTCATCGCGGATGACGCGGCCGAGGCCGAAGCGGCGGCGGAGTGA
- a CDS encoding tRNA (cytidine(34)-2'-O)-methyltransferase — translation MPDIRIALYQPDIAGNTGTILRFAACLGLAVDIIEPAGFDISDRNLKRAGMDYLAAVALTRHVNWEHFEAWRQASGRRLVLASTRAADLYTDFAYRPDDILLLGRESAGVPDRVHEIADGRVLIPMVEGQRSINVALSAAMICGEALRQTGFA, via the coding sequence ATGCCAGACATCCGCATCGCCCTGTATCAGCCCGACATTGCCGGCAACACCGGCACGATCCTGCGTTTTGCGGCCTGCCTCGGCCTTGCCGTCGACATCATCGAGCCGGCGGGCTTCGACATCTCCGACCGCAACCTGAAGCGCGCCGGCATGGACTATCTCGCCGCCGTGGCGCTGACACGGCATGTGAACTGGGAGCATTTCGAGGCGTGGCGGCAGGCGAGCGGCCGCCGGCTGGTCCTGGCCTCCACCAGGGCGGCCGACCTCTACACGGATTTCGCCTACCGCCCGGACGATATCCTGCTTCTCGGCCGCGAAAGTGCCGGCGTGCCGGATCGGGTACACGAGATCGCGGACGGCCGGGTGCTCATTCCGATGGTCGAGGGCCAGCGCTCCATCAACGTCGCGCTCTCCGCGGCGATGATCTGCGGCGAGGCGTTGCGCCAGACGGGTTTTGCGTGA
- a CDS encoding hemolysin family protein, whose protein sequence is MFELAIAVFLILLNGVFALSELSIVSSRKPRLKTMAAQGSRGAASALKLAENPGKFLSTVQIGITLIGILAGAFSGAALGGRLRDILRAEGVPDWLADPLGFGIVISVITFLSVVVGELVPKQIALKNPERFATLVAPSMSLLSRIGAPAVWVLDASTRLIFRLLGQHEVAESVVTDEEIKTIVAEAEAAGVIEGGEKLMIAGVMRFSDREARGLMTPRNDVDWIDLGDTVEEIHQQLVESQHSRLPVADGGPETIVGIVQKRELLSALLTGHPLDIRSFIRQAPIVPDTMDAMRVLEALRNSEVPILLIHDEYGHFEGVITPADVLEAIAGVFRADIEEGDDDYAVQREDGSWLIAGSMPIDEMADRLGLSLPARRSYQTAAGLVIESLQKLPKTGEITETQGWRFEVVDMDGRRVDKLLATRLG, encoded by the coding sequence TTGTTCGAACTCGCGATTGCCGTCTTCCTCATTCTCTTGAACGGGGTTTTTGCCCTTTCCGAACTGTCCATCGTTTCCTCGCGCAAGCCGCGCCTCAAGACCATGGCGGCCCAAGGCTCACGCGGCGCCGCATCGGCACTGAAGCTTGCGGAAAACCCCGGAAAGTTCCTCTCCACCGTCCAGATCGGCATCACGCTCATCGGCATCCTCGCGGGCGCCTTTTCCGGCGCCGCGCTCGGCGGGCGACTGCGTGACATCCTGCGTGCCGAAGGCGTGCCGGACTGGCTTGCCGATCCGCTGGGCTTCGGTATCGTCATTTCCGTCATCACCTTCCTGTCGGTCGTCGTCGGCGAACTGGTGCCCAAGCAGATCGCGCTGAAGAACCCGGAGCGGTTCGCAACGCTGGTCGCTCCGTCCATGTCGCTGCTTTCCAGGATCGGCGCGCCGGCCGTCTGGGTGCTCGATGCTTCCACGCGCCTGATCTTCCGTCTTCTGGGCCAGCACGAGGTTGCCGAGAGCGTCGTCACCGACGAGGAGATCAAGACCATCGTCGCCGAGGCCGAGGCCGCCGGCGTCATCGAGGGCGGTGAGAAGCTGATGATCGCCGGCGTCATGCGCTTTTCCGACCGCGAGGCGCGCGGCCTCATGACGCCGCGCAACGATGTCGACTGGATCGACCTCGGCGATACGGTGGAGGAAATCCACCAGCAGCTCGTCGAGAGCCAGCATTCGCGCCTGCCCGTCGCCGATGGCGGCCCGGAGACCATCGTCGGCATCGTGCAGAAGCGCGAATTGCTGTCGGCGCTCTTGACCGGCCATCCGCTCGATATCCGTTCGTTCATCCGACAGGCGCCCATCGTGCCGGACACGATGGACGCGATGCGCGTCCTGGAGGCGCTGCGCAATTCGGAAGTGCCGATCCTGCTCATTCACGACGAGTACGGCCACTTCGAGGGCGTGATCACGCCTGCCGACGTGCTGGAGGCGATTGCCGGCGTGTTCCGCGCCGACATCGAGGAAGGCGACGACGACTATGCCGTGCAGCGTGAGGACGGCTCCTGGCTGATCGCCGGCTCCATGCCCATCGACGAGATGGCCGACCGGCTCGGCCTGTCGCTGCCGGCCCGCCGCAGCTACCAGACTGCCGCCGGCCTCGTCATCGAATCGCTGCAGAAGCTCCCGAAGACCGGCGAGATCACCGAAACGCAGGGCTGGCGCTTCGAGGTCGTCGACATGGACGGCCGCCGCGTCGACAAGCTGCTGGCCACCCGGCTGGGCTGA